Proteins from a single region of Streptomyces sp. TN58:
- a CDS encoding MFS transporter: protein MSTGNGADSAPGHISTPTTAATPAAPAASTAPAAPAAPAPPASGNSMFSSLRIRNYRLFATGQVVSNTGTWMQRIAQDWLVLSLTGSASAVGITIALQFLPMLVFGLYGGVLADRLPKRPLLLATQSAMGLTGVALAVLTLAGHVEVWHVYLAALVLGLITVVDNPARQTFVPEMVGKDQVANAVSLNSANFQSARLVGPAIAGVLITAVGSGWAFLLNGLSFAAPIAGLLMMRTKDLHPVEPRPRAKGQLREGLRYVAGRPELVWPIVLVGFIGTFGFNFPIWLSAFVSDVFHGDAGTYGLFNTLIAAGSLAGALLAARRGHSRLRLLVAAAALFSVLLLVTAFAPGFWLFAALLVPIGVFGLTVNVTANSSVQMATDPEMRGRVMALFMMVFTGGTPLGAPLLGWITDTYGARVGMASGALISLAASLAVAAVLARVGNLRLRVDRHGVAFVPAAVPRRRELVTVA from the coding sequence CCCCGACTACCGCCGCGACCCCCGCAGCACCCGCGGCAAGCACGGCCCCCGCGGCCCCCGCGGCCCCCGCACCGCCCGCGAGCGGGAACTCGATGTTCAGCTCGCTGAGGATCCGGAACTACCGGCTCTTCGCCACCGGCCAGGTCGTCTCCAACACGGGCACCTGGATGCAGCGCATCGCCCAGGACTGGCTGGTCCTCTCACTGACCGGCTCCGCCTCCGCCGTCGGCATCACCATCGCCCTGCAGTTCCTGCCGATGCTGGTGTTCGGCCTCTACGGAGGCGTACTCGCCGACCGGCTGCCCAAGCGGCCCCTCCTCCTCGCCACCCAGAGCGCGATGGGCCTGACCGGTGTCGCGCTGGCCGTGCTCACCCTCGCCGGCCACGTCGAGGTCTGGCACGTCTACCTCGCGGCACTCGTCCTCGGCCTGATCACCGTCGTCGACAACCCGGCCCGCCAGACGTTCGTCCCCGAAATGGTCGGCAAGGACCAGGTCGCCAACGCCGTCAGCCTCAACTCGGCCAACTTCCAGTCCGCCCGGCTGGTCGGCCCGGCGATCGCCGGCGTGCTGATCACCGCCGTCGGCTCCGGCTGGGCCTTCCTGCTCAACGGCCTCTCCTTCGCCGCGCCGATCGCCGGACTGCTGATGATGCGGACGAAGGACCTGCACCCGGTCGAGCCCCGGCCCCGCGCCAAGGGCCAGCTGCGCGAAGGACTGCGCTACGTCGCCGGCCGGCCCGAGCTGGTCTGGCCGATCGTGCTCGTCGGCTTCATCGGCACCTTCGGATTCAACTTCCCCATCTGGCTGTCGGCGTTCGTGAGCGACGTCTTCCACGGCGACGCGGGCACCTACGGGCTCTTCAACACCCTGATCGCGGCCGGCTCCCTCGCGGGCGCCCTGCTCGCCGCCCGGCGCGGGCACTCCCGCCTGCGGCTGCTGGTCGCCGCGGCCGCGCTGTTCTCCGTGCTGCTGCTCGTGACGGCCTTCGCCCCCGGCTTCTGGCTGTTCGCCGCGCTGCTCGTGCCCATCGGCGTCTTCGGCCTGACGGTCAACGTGACCGCCAACTCCAGCGTGCAGATGGCCACCGACCCCGAGATGCGGGGCCGGGTCATGGCCCTCTTCATGATGGTCTTCACCGGCGGCACCCCGCTGGGCGCCCCGCTGCTGGGCTGGATCACGGACACCTACGGGGCACGCGTCGGCATGGCCTCCGGCGCCCTGATCTCCCTGGCCGCGTCCCTGGCGGTCGCGGCGGTCCTGGCCCGCGTCGGCAACCTCCGGCTGCGGGTCGACCGGCACGGGGTGGCCTTCGTCCCGGCCGCCGTTCCGCGCCGCCGCGAACTGGTGACGGTCGCGTAG
- the thpR gene encoding RNA 2',3'-cyclic phosphodiesterase codes for MRLFAAVLPPEEAVAELREAVRPLRDDRLTWTVQAGWHFTLAFMGEVADDTLPELHSRLERAAHHTAPFALRLHGCGHFGDRALWAGAAGELDAMRLLADRADAAARRAGVPMERHRRYTPHLTLARSHRATTPLRPYLDALADFEGTPWQVDTLSLVRSHLPASGVPREQPRYETVRAWPLRTP; via the coding sequence ATGAGACTGTTCGCGGCCGTTCTGCCGCCCGAGGAGGCCGTCGCCGAGCTGCGGGAAGCCGTACGGCCGCTCCGCGACGACCGGCTGACCTGGACCGTGCAGGCCGGCTGGCACTTCACGCTCGCCTTCATGGGCGAGGTGGCCGACGACACGCTCCCCGAGCTGCACTCCCGCCTGGAGCGGGCGGCCCACCATACGGCGCCCTTCGCTCTGCGCCTGCACGGCTGCGGCCACTTCGGCGACCGCGCCCTGTGGGCGGGCGCCGCCGGGGAGCTCGACGCCATGCGCCTGCTAGCCGACCGGGCCGACGCCGCCGCGCGGCGGGCCGGAGTCCCGATGGAGCGGCACCGCCGGTACACCCCGCACCTCACCCTGGCCCGCAGCCACCGTGCCACCACCCCGCTGCGTCCGTACCTGGACGCCCTCGCGGACTTCGAGGGCACGCCGTGGCAGGTCGACACCCTCAGCCTGGTCCGCAGCCACCTGCCCGCGAGCGGGGTGCCGCGCGAGCAGCCCCGCTACGAGACGGTGCGCGCCTGGCCGCTGCGAACGCCGTGA
- a CDS encoding peptidoglycan DD-metalloendopeptidase family protein: MSVETTTTADTTTTSTGAFSRLMSRRVRIATGLVCATVAAVALSAGGANADGGPEDPHGDMTELTAADLGLPEGPQMMTAMAATSGDDRPDFQMPFKCGETWQGASRAHHSPTANAIDWTQGGSTVNSPVVASADGVVSKVKDLGGSSYGKYVVINHGSGWSTVYAHLNGFNVSSGATVKAGQQIGIVGSTGNSSGAHLHYEQRHDLVDRRTVFNGSVFSGSGSWSKSLTSKNCATKAPEPKPEGPGDGGTGSTGMVDLASADLNGDNVVDVAAVEASTGKLWLYKGASTGTIASGGNRVLLGSGGWNGMSNLTGGDFNGDGKDDIAAVEESTGKLWLYKGADNSTIASGGSRVLIGTGGWNSMSSLTALNLNGDKIADLAAVDKATGKLYLYPGTSTGQLASRKEIGSGGWNGMSNLTGMDLNNSGRQDLVAVEKSTGKLFLYPGDKGYLSPRVMIGSGGWNGMSDLIGGDLLNSQLSDDLIAVQNSTGKLFLYPGTGSGGLGARKEIGTGGW, translated from the coding sequence ATGTCTGTCGAGACCACCACCACCGCTGACACCACCACCACCTCCACCGGCGCCTTCTCCCGCCTCATGTCCCGCCGGGTCCGCATCGCCACCGGCCTCGTCTGCGCCACCGTCGCCGCCGTGGCCCTCTCGGCCGGCGGTGCGAACGCCGACGGCGGTCCGGAGGACCCGCACGGCGACATGACCGAGCTGACGGCGGCCGACCTCGGCCTGCCCGAGGGCCCGCAGATGATGACGGCGATGGCGGCCACCTCCGGCGACGACCGCCCCGACTTCCAGATGCCGTTCAAGTGCGGCGAGACCTGGCAGGGCGCCTCCCGCGCCCACCACAGCCCCACCGCCAACGCGATCGACTGGACCCAGGGCGGCTCGACGGTCAACTCGCCCGTCGTGGCGAGCGCCGACGGTGTCGTGTCCAAGGTGAAGGACCTCGGCGGCTCCAGCTACGGCAAGTACGTGGTCATCAACCACGGCAGCGGCTGGTCCACCGTCTACGCCCACCTCAACGGCTTCAACGTCTCCAGCGGCGCGACCGTCAAGGCCGGACAGCAGATCGGCATCGTCGGCAGCACCGGCAACTCCTCCGGCGCCCACCTCCACTACGAGCAGCGCCACGACCTCGTCGACCGCCGCACGGTCTTCAACGGCAGCGTCTTCAGCGGCTCCGGAAGCTGGTCGAAGTCGCTGACCAGCAAGAACTGCGCCACCAAGGCCCCCGAGCCGAAGCCCGAGGGACCGGGCGACGGCGGTACCGGCTCCACCGGCATGGTCGACCTGGCCTCGGCCGACCTCAACGGCGACAACGTCGTCGACGTCGCCGCGGTGGAGGCGTCCACCGGCAAGCTGTGGCTCTACAAGGGCGCCTCCACCGGCACCATCGCCTCCGGCGGCAACCGCGTCCTGCTCGGCTCGGGCGGCTGGAACGGCATGTCCAACCTCACGGGCGGCGACTTCAACGGCGACGGCAAGGACGACATCGCCGCGGTCGAGGAGTCCACCGGCAAGCTGTGGCTCTACAAGGGCGCCGACAACTCCACGATCGCCTCGGGCGGCAGCCGCGTCCTGATCGGTACGGGCGGCTGGAACAGCATGTCCAGCCTGACGGCCCTCAACCTCAACGGCGACAAGATCGCCGACCTGGCGGCCGTCGACAAGGCCACCGGCAAGCTGTACCTCTACCCCGGCACCTCCACCGGCCAGCTCGCCTCCCGCAAGGAGATCGGCTCGGGCGGCTGGAACGGGATGTCCAACCTCACCGGCATGGACCTCAACAACAGCGGCCGCCAGGACCTGGTCGCGGTCGAGAAGTCCACGGGCAAGCTGTTCCTGTACCCCGGCGACAAGGGCTACCTGAGCCCGCGCGTCATGATCGGCTCCGGCGGCTGGAACGGCATGTCCGACCTGATCGGCGGCGACCTGCTGAACTCGCAGCTCTCCGACGACCTGATCGCCGTCCAGAACTCCACCGGCAAGCTGTTCCTCTACCCGGGCACCGGCTCCGGCGGCCTCGGCGCCCGCAAGGAGATCGGCACCGGCGGCTGGTGA
- a CDS encoding FG-GAP repeat domain-containing protein — translation MSRHLPRTRHAAVAALIAGAVAAGTVVAVDSAAVAAPAAVTAELPANPDFGSPGQGEEETADGEFRASTFAATAAAPRITRSSVIARAKSWVGIGLKYAGGGRHGGYRTDCSGYVSMAWDLDFQPVTNTFAARGVTEPITKSELRAGDALLDDDPGSSGHIVLFEKWANSERTKYWGFDFTPSGVHHRVYDYPYYPGYGPYAPVRYKNVADDVTAPPAPKPGMTDLVAANVNGDAVDDVVGVEASTGKLWLYKGASNGTIASGGNRVEIGSGGWNGMANLASGDFDGDRKDDIVAVEEASGKLYLYPGTGSGLSSRKEIGSGGWNGMSELMGGDFNGDGKADVAAVEESTGKLWLYKGNGTGSIGGGSSRVMIGSGGWNSLHDLVGMDVDNDGRTDVVGAERSTGKLFLYKSNGTGLNARTEIGSGGWNSMSDLIGGDFTSNANDDLVGVETATGKLYLYPGTGTGLGARKEIGSGGW, via the coding sequence ATGTCCCGACACCTGCCCAGAACCCGCCATGCGGCCGTCGCCGCCCTGATCGCCGGCGCCGTCGCCGCCGGCACCGTGGTCGCCGTCGACTCCGCGGCGGTCGCCGCCCCGGCGGCCGTCACCGCCGAACTTCCCGCGAACCCCGACTTCGGCAGCCCCGGCCAGGGCGAGGAGGAAACGGCCGACGGGGAGTTCCGGGCGTCGACCTTCGCCGCGACCGCCGCCGCACCGCGGATCACCCGCAGCTCGGTCATCGCCCGGGCCAAGAGCTGGGTCGGCATCGGCCTGAAGTACGCCGGGGGCGGCCGCCACGGCGGATACCGCACGGACTGCTCGGGCTATGTCTCGATGGCCTGGGACCTGGACTTCCAGCCGGTCACCAACACCTTCGCCGCCCGCGGGGTGACCGAGCCGATCACCAAGTCCGAACTCAGGGCGGGCGACGCCCTCCTGGACGACGACCCGGGCTCCTCCGGCCACATCGTCCTCTTCGAGAAGTGGGCCAACTCCGAGCGTACGAAGTACTGGGGCTTCGACTTCACGCCCAGCGGGGTCCACCACCGCGTCTACGACTACCCGTACTACCCGGGCTACGGCCCCTATGCGCCCGTCCGCTACAAGAACGTCGCCGACGACGTGACCGCCCCGCCGGCGCCCAAGCCCGGCATGACCGACCTCGTCGCGGCCAACGTCAACGGCGACGCCGTGGACGACGTGGTCGGCGTCGAGGCCTCGACCGGCAAGCTGTGGCTCTACAAGGGCGCCTCCAACGGCACCATCGCCTCCGGCGGCAACCGCGTGGAGATAGGCAGCGGCGGCTGGAACGGCATGGCCAACCTGGCCTCCGGCGACTTCGACGGCGACCGCAAGGACGACATCGTCGCGGTCGAGGAGGCCAGCGGAAAGCTGTACCTCTACCCGGGCACCGGCAGCGGCCTCTCCTCCCGCAAGGAGATCGGCTCCGGCGGCTGGAACGGCATGTCCGAGCTGATGGGCGGCGACTTCAACGGCGACGGCAAGGCCGACGTCGCCGCCGTCGAGGAGTCGACGGGCAAGCTGTGGCTCTACAAGGGCAACGGCACCGGATCGATCGGCGGTGGCAGCAGCCGCGTCATGATCGGTTCCGGCGGCTGGAACAGCCTGCACGACCTGGTCGGCATGGACGTCGACAACGACGGCAGAACCGACGTCGTCGGGGCCGAGAGGTCCACCGGCAAGCTCTTCCTCTACAAGAGCAACGGCACCGGCCTGAACGCCCGTACGGAGATCGGCTCCGGCGGCTGGAACAGCATGAGCGACCTCATCGGCGGCGACTTCACCTCGAACGCGAACGACGACCTCGTCGGCGTCGAGACGGCCACCGGAAAGCTCTACCTCTACCCGGGCACCGGCACGGGTCTGGGGGCGCGCAAGGAGATCGGCTCCGGCGGCTGGTAG
- a CDS encoding helix-turn-helix transcriptional regulator, protein MLTELGLDARAEAVYRAMLMEPGSGVTALADAVGIGEGDVRDALDLLSELALVQPSADDSGRLRAVSPDIGMEILMARGQAELAAQQQRLEASRAAAARLISEYSQLRPAARHPGVEQLIGLDAVRDRLVALTRETREELLAFSPDATLSESALAASRPLNRALLERGVRMRTLYLDSVRNSRPSVEHANWLAELGGQVRTVASLPTRMLIVDRRTALIPVSDDSAAGAVVLTGHGMLVALCALFESTWAAAQPLAEVAVLGPDGLTVQQAAAVRLLAEGHTDDAIAKRLGVSSRTARRIANELMERLGARSRFEAGVRAVQEGWLPARA, encoded by the coding sequence GTGTTGACCGAACTGGGCCTCGACGCGAGAGCCGAGGCCGTCTACCGGGCCATGCTGATGGAACCGGGATCGGGCGTGACCGCGCTCGCCGACGCCGTGGGGATCGGCGAAGGCGACGTACGGGATGCGCTGGACCTGCTGAGCGAGCTGGCCCTGGTCCAGCCGTCGGCCGACGACAGCGGACGGCTGCGCGCCGTCTCACCGGACATCGGGATGGAGATCCTGATGGCCCGGGGGCAGGCGGAACTGGCCGCGCAGCAGCAGCGGCTGGAGGCGTCCCGGGCCGCCGCGGCCAGGCTGATCTCGGAGTACTCGCAGCTGCGGCCGGCCGCCAGGCATCCGGGGGTGGAGCAGCTCATCGGCCTCGACGCGGTCCGCGACCGGCTGGTCGCGCTGACCCGGGAGACCAGGGAGGAGTTGCTGGCCTTCTCGCCGGACGCGACGCTGAGCGAGTCGGCGCTCGCCGCATCCCGCCCGCTGAACAGGGCGCTGCTCGAACGCGGTGTCCGTATGCGGACGCTCTACCTGGACAGCGTGCGCAACAGCCGGCCTTCCGTGGAGCACGCCAACTGGCTGGCGGAACTGGGCGGCCAGGTCCGCACGGTGGCGTCGCTGCCGACGCGGATGCTCATCGTGGACCGCAGGACGGCGCTGATCCCGGTGAGTGACGACTCGGCGGCCGGCGCGGTCGTGCTGACCGGTCACGGCATGCTGGTCGCCCTGTGCGCGCTCTTCGAGTCGACGTGGGCGGCGGCGCAGCCGCTGGCGGAGGTGGCGGTCCTCGGACCGGACGGTCTGACCGTGCAACAGGCAGCCGCGGTAAGACTGTTGGCGGAGGGGCATACGGACGACGCGATAGCCAAGCGGCTGGGGGTCTCCTCGCGCACGGCGCGGCGCATCGCCAACGAGCTGATGGAACGCCTCGGGGCGCGCAGCCGCTTCGAGGCCGGCGTCCGCGCCGTCCAGGAGGGCTGGCTGCCCGCGCGCGCCTAG
- a CDS encoding aldo/keto reductase → MKYTQLGRTGLKVSRLVLGTMNFGPQTTEPESHSIMDSALDAGINFVDTANVYGWGANKGRTEEIIGTWFAQGGGRREKTVLATKVYGSMSREGEPWPNEDRLSALNIRRAVDASLKRLQTDHIDLYQFHHVDRRTPFEEIWQAVEVLIQQGKILYAGSSNFPGYKIAQANEVATRTGRLGLVSEQCLYNLAERRAEMEVIPAAEEYGLGVIPWSPLHGGLLGGVIRKEAEGGRRASGRSAEALANSAVRAQVQAYEDLLDKHGLEPGEVGLAWLLTRPGVTGPIVGPRTQEQLASALRAVELELSEEVLAGLEEIFPGPGPSPEAFAW, encoded by the coding sequence ATGAAGTACACACAGCTCGGACGCACCGGCCTCAAGGTCAGCCGACTCGTACTCGGCACCATGAACTTCGGACCCCAGACCACGGAGCCCGAAAGCCACTCGATCATGGACTCCGCCCTCGACGCGGGGATCAATTTCGTCGACACCGCCAATGTGTACGGGTGGGGCGCGAACAAGGGCCGCACCGAGGAGATCATCGGGACCTGGTTCGCCCAGGGCGGCGGGCGCCGCGAGAAGACCGTCCTCGCCACCAAGGTCTACGGCTCGATGTCCCGCGAGGGCGAACCCTGGCCCAACGAGGACCGGCTGTCGGCGCTCAACATCCGCCGGGCCGTCGACGCCAGCCTCAAGCGGCTCCAGACCGACCACATCGACCTCTACCAGTTCCACCACGTGGACCGCCGGACCCCCTTCGAGGAGATCTGGCAGGCCGTCGAGGTCCTGATCCAGCAGGGCAAGATCCTCTACGCCGGCTCCTCGAACTTCCCCGGCTACAAGATCGCCCAGGCCAACGAGGTCGCGACACGCACCGGACGGCTCGGGCTGGTCAGCGAGCAGTGCCTCTACAACCTCGCGGAGCGGCGCGCCGAGATGGAGGTCATCCCGGCGGCCGAGGAGTACGGGCTCGGCGTCATCCCGTGGTCCCCGCTGCACGGCGGGCTGCTGGGCGGGGTGATCCGGAAGGAGGCCGAGGGCGGCCGACGGGCCTCCGGACGGTCCGCGGAGGCACTGGCCAACAGCGCCGTACGGGCGCAGGTGCAGGCGTACGAGGACCTGCTCGACAAGCACGGCCTGGAGCCGGGCGAGGTCGGACTGGCCTGGCTGCTGACACGTCCCGGGGTGACCGGGCCGATCGTGGGGCCGCGTACGCAGGAGCAGCTCGCCTCGGCGCTGCGCGCCGTGGAGCTGGAGCTGAGCGAGGAGGTGCTGGCCGGACTGGAGGAGATCTTCCCCGGTCCGGGGCCCTCGCCGGAGGCCTTCGCCTGGTAG
- a CDS encoding GDSL-type esterase/lipase family protein: MRFMFVGDSMTIGRAGDYTWRYRMWQHLDSTFAGPYRIVGPRCEVYDTTADAPVSHAYADPGFPEHARRHLAGWGEGWQHMAPVMGETVAAHRPDVLLVSLGLIDLGFYTDAEQTAANVRRFTAGARAAHPGIRMVLLPVIPNSRAEEDAPFAAEVDRFNDLLAKAVADLTTDASPILLAARPASYDIHRDTYDGTHPNASGEHRLAGEFAAVLHQAWGLGGPYRVPRLP; this comes from the coding sequence ATGCGTTTCATGTTCGTCGGCGACTCCATGACCATCGGACGCGCCGGCGACTACACCTGGCGCTACCGGATGTGGCAGCACCTCGACTCGACCTTCGCCGGCCCCTACCGGATCGTCGGCCCGCGCTGCGAGGTCTACGACACCACCGCCGACGCTCCCGTCAGCCACGCGTACGCCGACCCGGGCTTCCCCGAGCACGCCCGCCGCCACCTGGCCGGCTGGGGCGAGGGCTGGCAGCACATGGCCCCCGTCATGGGCGAGACCGTGGCCGCGCACCGCCCGGACGTACTCCTGGTCTCCCTCGGCCTGATCGACCTCGGCTTCTACACCGACGCCGAGCAGACCGCCGCCAACGTCCGCCGCTTCACAGCGGGCGCCCGCGCGGCCCACCCCGGCATCCGCATGGTCCTGCTGCCCGTCATCCCCAACAGCCGCGCCGAGGAGGACGCCCCCTTCGCCGCCGAGGTGGACCGCTTCAACGACCTCCTCGCGAAGGCGGTGGCCGACCTCACCACGGACGCCTCGCCGATCCTGCTGGCCGCGCGCCCGGCCTCGTACGACATCCACCGGGACACCTACGACGGCACCCACCCGAACGCCTCCGGCGAGCACCGCCTGGCAGGCGAGTTCGCCGCGGTCCTCCACCAGGCCTGGGGCCTCGGCGGCCCCTACCGCGTGCCCCGGCTCCCGTAA
- a CDS encoding DUF3027 domain-containing protein — protein MSAATTRSRTPRTPDRLCVEAVELARAAAEEAAFPGVVGAHVSAVAEGDRVVTHFFESKEPGYRGWRWAVTVARASRAKNVTLDETVLLPGDDALLAPEWVPWSERLRPGDMGPGDLLPTEADDLRLEPGWSGEDAPPPNSVVSTEMAELVEAEDADVTDRLTVPARGSITAVAEELGMRRARVLSRYGLHSAADRWDESFGAKTPMAQAAPASCVSCGFLVAIGGSLGQAFGVCANEFSPADGRLVSLSYGCGGHSEAAVMPAPLRPAPPVLDSMASDEFVLRPTAADTAPAPAPDAQAADLDLGHS, from the coding sequence GTGAGTGCTGCGACGACGCGAAGCCGTACCCCGCGTACCCCCGACCGCCTGTGTGTCGAGGCGGTGGAACTCGCCCGCGCGGCCGCCGAGGAGGCAGCCTTCCCCGGCGTGGTGGGCGCACACGTCTCCGCCGTGGCGGAGGGCGACCGCGTCGTCACCCACTTCTTCGAGTCCAAGGAACCGGGATACCGCGGCTGGCGCTGGGCCGTCACCGTCGCCCGCGCCTCCCGCGCCAAGAACGTCACCCTCGACGAAACGGTGCTGCTCCCCGGCGACGACGCCCTGCTGGCCCCCGAGTGGGTGCCCTGGAGCGAGCGGCTGCGCCCCGGCGACATGGGACCGGGCGACCTGCTGCCCACCGAGGCCGACGACCTGCGGCTGGAGCCGGGCTGGTCGGGCGAGGACGCCCCGCCGCCGAACTCCGTCGTCTCCACCGAGATGGCCGAACTGGTCGAGGCCGAGGACGCCGACGTCACCGACCGTCTGACGGTCCCCGCCCGCGGCTCCATCACGGCCGTCGCCGAGGAACTGGGCATGCGCCGGGCGCGCGTGCTCTCCCGGTACGGGCTGCACAGCGCAGCCGACCGCTGGGACGAGTCCTTCGGCGCGAAGACCCCGATGGCGCAGGCCGCCCCCGCGTCCTGCGTCTCCTGCGGCTTCCTCGTCGCCATCGGCGGCTCGCTGGGGCAGGCCTTCGGTGTCTGCGCGAACGAGTTCAGCCCGGCCGACGGCCGCCTGGTGTCGCTGTCCTACGGCTGCGGCGGCCACTCCGAGGCCGCGGTCATGCCGGCGCCGCTGCGGCCGGCGCCGCCGGTCCTCGACTCGATGGCCTCGGACGAGTTCGTCCTGCGGCCGACGGCCGCGGACACCGCCCCCGCACCGGCCCCCGACGCCCAGGCCGCGGACCTGGACCTCGGCCACTCGTAA
- a CDS encoding MFS transporter: MSSVAPVRSSDDGSGPARRAGRAVGRALHLPITGPAKGIRRATHAHGAGESGLGRLIELHAINGAGDMMITVALASTVFFSVPTDEARGRVALYLAITMAPFTVLAPVIGPLLDRLPHGRRASMAAAMLARAVLALLMSAVVATGGLQLYPEALGVLVASKSYGVVRSAVVPRLLPPTFSLVKANSRVTLAGLLATGAAAPVAAGLNSIGPQWPLYGACVIFMGGAFAAFTLPHKVDEARGERRARLSTHEAHSKRPGLRTVTRSVLCGLLANAAMRGLSGFLIFFLAFLLREHPLAGQSAAVSLGIVGVSAGVGNACGTAVGAWLRARAPEVIVASVLCVTLGMAVLAAVFYSGVFMAVLAATAGFCQALAKLSLDAMIQRDVPEAVRTSAFARSETLLQVAWVLGGAIGIVLPLNGVLGMSVAAVIVALGATMAVRGALSAPRHHPHQHPSRPRVA; encoded by the coding sequence ATGTCGAGTGTGGCACCCGTACGGTCGTCCGACGACGGCTCGGGACCGGCCAGGCGGGCCGGCCGGGCTGTCGGGCGTGCCCTGCACCTTCCGATCACCGGTCCGGCCAAGGGGATCCGGCGGGCCACACATGCCCACGGGGCCGGCGAATCAGGTCTGGGCAGGCTGATCGAGCTGCACGCGATCAACGGCGCCGGCGACATGATGATCACGGTGGCGCTGGCGTCGACGGTGTTCTTCTCGGTGCCCACGGACGAGGCGCGGGGCCGGGTGGCCCTGTACCTGGCGATCACGATGGCGCCGTTCACGGTGCTGGCCCCGGTGATCGGTCCGCTGCTGGACCGGCTGCCGCACGGGCGGCGGGCGTCGATGGCGGCGGCGATGCTGGCGAGGGCGGTCCTCGCGCTGCTGATGTCGGCCGTGGTGGCCACGGGGGGTCTTCAGCTGTATCCGGAGGCGCTGGGTGTGCTGGTGGCGTCCAAGTCGTACGGGGTGGTGCGCAGCGCGGTGGTGCCGCGGCTGCTTCCGCCGACGTTCTCACTCGTCAAGGCGAACTCGCGGGTGACGCTGGCCGGTCTGCTGGCCACGGGCGCGGCGGCGCCGGTGGCCGCCGGGCTGAACTCGATCGGGCCGCAGTGGCCGCTGTACGGGGCGTGCGTCATCTTCATGGGCGGCGCCTTCGCGGCGTTCACGCTGCCGCACAAGGTGGACGAGGCCAGGGGTGAGCGCCGGGCCCGGCTGTCGACGCACGAGGCGCACTCGAAGCGGCCGGGGCTGCGGACGGTGACCCGCAGCGTGCTGTGCGGGCTGCTGGCGAACGCGGCGATGCGCGGGCTGTCCGGGTTCCTGATCTTCTTCCTGGCGTTCCTGCTGCGGGAGCATCCCCTGGCGGGGCAGAGCGCGGCGGTGTCGCTGGGGATCGTGGGCGTGTCGGCGGGCGTGGGCAACGCCTGCGGTACGGCGGTGGGCGCGTGGCTGCGGGCGCGCGCGCCGGAGGTGATCGTCGCGTCGGTGCTGTGCGTGACGTTGGGCATGGCGGTGCTGGCGGCCGTCTTCTACAGCGGGGTGTTCATGGCCGTGCTGGCGGCTACGGCGGGCTTCTGCCAGGCGCTGGCGAAGCTGTCGCTGGACGCGATGATCCAGCGGGACGTGCCGGAGGCGGTACGGACGTCCGCGTTCGCCCGTTCGGAGACGCTGCTGCAGGTGGCGTGGGTACTGGGCGGGGCGATCGGCATCGTGCTGCCGCTGAACGGCGTACTGGGCATGTCGGTGGCGGCGGTGATCGTCGCGCTGGGCGCGACGATGGCCGTCCGCGGCGCCCTGTCGGCCCCGCGCCACCACCCCCACCAGCACCCGTCCCGCCCCAGGGTTGCCTGA
- a CDS encoding futalosine hydrolase has translation MRALVVTAVGAESDSVLAGLTPHPDSPGPEPRTLPGGYLMTRRDLPGIAFDVLVGGVGPAAAAAGTATALALALGGAEYGLVVSAGIGGGFAPAAPVGSLVVADAIVAADLGAQTPDGFVDVSALGFGHSVHLPPAELAARAAEATGALLAPVLTVSTVTGTADGAAALAARHPMAGAEAMEGFGVAEAAAAHGLPVLEIRAVSNAVGPRDRAAWRIGDALAALAEGFRVLGPVLANWGERHEQHRGRR, from the coding sequence GTGCGCGCGCTCGTCGTGACGGCGGTGGGGGCGGAGTCGGACTCCGTCCTCGCCGGTCTGACCCCTCATCCGGACAGTCCCGGGCCTGAGCCGCGCACGCTCCCCGGCGGGTACCTCATGACCCGCCGGGACCTTCCGGGCATCGCCTTCGACGTCCTCGTCGGCGGTGTCGGTCCGGCGGCGGCAGCCGCCGGCACCGCCACGGCCCTGGCCCTGGCCCTCGGCGGGGCCGAGTACGGGCTGGTCGTCAGCGCCGGCATCGGCGGCGGGTTCGCGCCCGCCGCCCCGGTCGGCTCCCTCGTGGTCGCGGACGCGATCGTCGCCGCCGACCTGGGGGCGCAGACCCCCGACGGGTTCGTCGACGTGTCGGCGCTGGGCTTCGGGCACAGCGTGCACCTGCCGCCCGCCGAGCTGGCGGCCCGGGCCGCCGAGGCGACCGGGGCGCTGCTCGCGCCCGTACTGACCGTCTCCACCGTGACCGGGACCGCCGACGGGGCGGCCGCTCTGGCGGCCCGGCATCCGATGGCCGGGGCCGAGGCCATGGAGGGCTTCGGGGTCGCGGAGGCCGCCGCCGCGCACGGGCTGCCCGTACTGGAGATCCGCGCCGTGTCCAACGCCGTGGGGCCGCGCGACCGCGCCGCCTGGCGGATCGGGGACGCGCTGGCGGCGCTCGCCGAGGGCTTCCGCGTGCTGGGGCCCGTACTCGCGAACTGGGGAGAACGCCATGAGCAACACCGTGGTCGACGGTGA